In Schizosaccharomyces osmophilus chromosome 1, complete sequence, the genomic window GAGTAAACAGTAGATATAAGGCGCTATGCTATCTTAGGGAAACTTTCCAGTATCCTTTTCAACTCAGTTAAAATCGTTCCAACATGAGCATGTCTGAGTCAAtttgaaattatttatattgaagactatttttgatttaaaagttttatttcaaacagaaaaaataaaccaaaactGAGCCAAGAAAGTGAAACATTTATCAGATGATTAAATCCATAGAACTCTGGGTTTATTTGCCAAGTCCTGCTTTCTTGCAAAGTGATAAGATATCACCAATTTGGTTTTCGTTACCGTGAGTCAAAATTGTGGGCTTTCCTGTTCCTTTTCCAGGATTGTTTACATTACCAGTCAAAACTCTTCGAGCAACTCTAGTCAAGTCGGCGGGAGTCAAACTTTCTATCCTTTCACACATTTCCCTGGGAGAAATATAATCACCATTCTGGGTTTGGACTTGACGTCCTAAATCTTCAAGGGAAATCATTCTGCTTTCCAGGTTCATAAGTAAGGAACTACGAAGCTGATTTTTAGCTCTctctgcttcttctttgctAATAGACATGGCAATGCTGCAGAGTTCACGAATTATAATCGGAGCGGCCAAATGAGAAGCATCGTCCAAAATCGTGATAAAGATACCAAAAAGACCACTATCGGTATAACTGTGATTAAATGCCATGCATGTTTCGACCCAGGGGTACTGGTTCAGGACGTCTAAATACAAACGAGAATACATACCTTTTCCAGGGCCTCCAGCACTAAAGGATCCACCGCCTCCTAGCAAGAATTGAAGACAAGCCAATGCATAAATATCGGGGTCAGTAACCGATAACCCCTCCATAGCTATTAATACATGGGAAAACTCCTGTTGATAGGGAACCAAAGGcgcttcttttttgttgattgaCATACTTCCACCAGTGTAATGGGAATATTCCGATGACACCGGGGGttgatttgattttggtAGATGACCATAAAATTCCTCGGTTATGTTTCGAGCGACGTTTTCGGGAATACCAGAATAAGCAAGTGTCATATTTTTTGGATGATAGAAATGTTCTAAATAACTGTGGATGCTATCTTCTGTCACAGAAGATGCCTTTTCAGGTGGGCAAAGCAAGGAGTTACCAAGGGtgttatttttgaaagcagTAACATGAGCCAATTCACCCAAAAGAGCGTCCGGCTTCGTCCAAAGCTCTGAATTTTCATAGTTGATGCTGTCACGATAATGCATAAGACCATCTTCTGAAATTTCAGGATAAAGAACGGTTTCTGATAAAAGTTTCGccatttttttaaaatcttcGTTAAACACAGCAGTTTGGTAAATCATCGACTCTCGACTAGTTGCACACATATAGTTACCGCCTAGAATCTCAAGCTTTGCTTTCATATCTTCTACCGATGTGTACTTTGTCCCTTGGAAAGCAAGTCGATCCATAAAGTGACTAATCCCTgttaattcttttgtttcataaCGAGATCCTGCGTTTACATATACGCCAAGGCCTGTAAAGTGCCCTGGTCGTGGATCTGTAACGTAGGTAATTCCATTGTCTAATTTTTGAGATCGAATAGGATAttcttcaagttcattcgtagagaaaaaattttttgttcttaAACATGACTTTAATCCATGCTTATATGAAGGTAAAATCCCAACATTTGAGCGTAAATTGAGTGGAAGTTTCATTACTCGCACACTTCGTGGTGGTGCTAATTGAGGTGTGCAGTGAAGAGAGTGTCAAGCGCACCGACAAGGAATACCTTGTTTGAGGAAGTGAAATTCgatagaataaaaaagaaatcttcgTAGCATACTTCCAAACATTTGTTCGTTGGCCATTGCCTACCAATGGTCGGGATTTTTTCACAACCGAGCATTGGAAGCTGTACCTTTGTTAAATTGTTTATAGACGATATTCTTCCCGTTCTCTTACGATTGTAAAAGGTCTTTCTGATGTTCCTTTTCATACAAGCTGGACGTTTCATAACCTCATTTTTGCGTACTACTTCGGCGAGTTTCTAAAGCCGCTTTCGCAATGTCCTACGTTCTAAGTTAACTATTTTAAAAAGACAACAGGCCTTTTCAGATAACTCTTCGCGTGCTGATTTATTCAACAGGGAGATATCACTTTCAATGAGAATTTATACTCTTCTATTCTGATACTAACatcttgtttattaacGTATAACTGCAAGCGATACTGTAAACGGTGACGTTGGTAGAAACACCGAAAATGAATGTAATCACACACTCTCGGTCAGTCTTTCTTGTTGTCTTCGAGGCCTTTTGAATTCTATCATTTAAGAAAAGCAGTTCTTAATCACGCATTTCATTCCATAAACTGGCcgtttgaaacaaaagcgCTGGGTTTGCTTGgattatatatttatatatgaACGTATAACTGTTAATCAT contains:
- the mas2 gene encoding mitochondrial processing peptidase (MPP) complex alpha subunit Mas2, giving the protein MKLPLNLRSNVGILPSYKHGLKSCLRTKNFFSTNELEEYPIRSQKLDNGITYVTDPRPGHFTGLGVYVNAGSRYETKELTGISHFMDRLAFQGTKYTSVEDMKAKLEILGGNYMCATSRESMIYQTAVFNEDFKKMAKLLSETVLYPEISEDGLMHYRDSINYENSELWTKPDALLGELAHVTAFKNNTLGNSLLCPPEKASSVTEDSIHSYLEHFYHPKNMTLAYSGIPENVARNITEEFYGHLPKSNQPPVSSEYSHYTGGSMSINKKEAPLVPYQQEFSHVLIAMEGLSVTDPDIYALACLQFLLGGGGSFSAGGPGKGMYSRLYLDVLNQYPWVETCMAFNHSYTDSGLFGIFITILDDASHLAAPIIIRELCSIAMSISKEEAERAKNQLRSSLLMNLESRMISLEDLGRQVQTQNGDYISPREMCERIESLTPADLTRVARRVLTGNVNNPGKGTGKPTILTHGNENQIGDILSLCKKAGLGK